The nucleotide sequence aaaacttaaatcaatttattgttaaaagtgatatacattccatttatacaagaaacaaacacaaactAGTAAATGAATCGATTTTAGGGAACTGTGTCCGATTTTACAACATACTGCCTAAGTGTGTAACCGATCTCACtgataaaatttaagaacactgtaAAATCCTCCCTAATTAaataagcttattataaaattcaagatttcGTTGACGATAAATatatatggcgataactcatctctccataTGTGGCAATTGGATTGTATTGATTTACTGTttacctttcagttgcattgtataattttatcagcttactattgttatgtgtaatagaatgtttgtgaaaatattactttttaaaagagtgtccatggagtttcttgccggctcttctccatgagaccacctttttggaaccgtgcaaataatgtgacgtttcataagagcaaaggcctatttgaaattaaaaaaatatatattttgattttggaCTGCTGTGCATGAGGTTTCAGGTTCGATTCTTTTGTGAGGCAGAAATGGACTTGTGGTTTTTAAAACTGGGTGGGAAACTATCACAAAGTAACCCAGAGTCTTCAAGATAGTGATTGATACACATCGGAGAACACGTttatgtcggtcctgcgccgaTCGTGTCGGAGTAacggaatagtgagtgcacttgtaaGTATCTGCTCAAATGCTTGCGTACTATAAgatatcctgcgcagctggctgatcttcttacatgagaacagccgccgtggggGATATTCAGCTAGAACGCCAATATTTGGTGAGTCCccatttgtaaattataaaaatgaatattaagaaattattacgtaatgttcggaaataatgaaaaaaactcAATGCAAATGTACATGGTACGTGCTGCAAAAGTTACGTCACCAAGCTGTTATCGAAAAAAAGGGACacatcgataaacaaaatatcgataatttgttggaaaaaaattacaaatgctttgaggttgtattttatttatttaatcaatttgaATCTGATACAGGGTCGAGCGGATCTTCAAAATCTGAGTCTGAACTGCAGCTATCCGTGACGTTTATTATTAACGGTTGGTCAATAATATTGTCGAATTGTACATCtcggttttaatattttaataaaaatcaatgtatagtaaaataaaatataataaggcCGTTGAATGCAATGAAGGCAATGAAATGCACCTGGCTGAATGACATGACCtttgcaaaaagtattttatcgcAGTTTCGCATCACTATTACAACTGTCAGTTGAAACGTCATAAGGATCATCATTCGCCGCGATAGGTATAATTAAGTATGTGCTGATTTCCTCAACTTCGATATCGATATTAATAGTCGGTATTTGTGGTTAACATTGCACTTGATACATACAGTGCCACTACTTACAGGCCCCGATTGGCGGTGAAATCCCAAATAATTGATAAGTATGTATTTAGTGATTTAGCCCATTCATGCAATCATGGAACATCGTCAACTTTCTTTGCTAGTGTTTGCCTAGAGGTCGGAAAGCGCACCCGTTTTAAGCTACGAAATCACTGTCAGAGATATATCTAAGCCTAAGCTACTGCATCAATAACCCCActtagtaaaattataattgaacGTCGGTATGAATGGATGTATGTCCctctttcacgaaaaaactactgAGTCTCGCTTAAGTACACACAAAAATGATAAGTAGACTTCTTTTTAATGGATTGCGGGAAGTccgtgggcggaagctagtaacacATAAGAACTGACCAGGGCAAGTGCATTTCTTATGCACGGCCGAACATTTTGACATTGTAATAATCAAGGAAAAAGGGGATTTACGATAAAAACACAGTTTAACAGATAACAGTCGTTTtacttattcaaataaaatcacaGTATTTGTACGTGTAGGTTCGAAAACATAACTCTTTTGTTGCAGTCCAGAATTATAATTACAAAGCCGGTGTGAAATGGTCCCAGGTGGAGATTTCGTTGAAGAGTGCCTGGCCTGGGCATTCTGTGGCAGAGACCTGACGATGGCCAATGAGCTTGTAGTCAGGACTGATGTAGCCTAGCTGCACTCCAGCTTCTATCAGTTCTCTGAGAGACTGAATTTGAGCCGCTGGGGGCAGAttttctgaaacaaaacaaaGGGACAATTTAGAATTTCGAAGTTCTGAAGATAGGTTAAAATATTGAACTGTAGGTACTTGTATTatattccaaaattaaaaacaaatgaatgctaCCAACCGACAAAGTCACCAATCATGCAGATGCCGATACTCTTGACGTTGTAAGAGACTGCGTGTGCACCGACCACGTCCCATCCACGGCCCTCGTATACTGAGCCCTCACCTCCTACGGCAAAACTGGAAAAGAAAACATGTTGTTAGTTAACATATCAACAACTAGGAATATAATGAGTAATAGGCAATGTAGATGAGCTTGGATATGAAGaccctgttacagcctttttatcgtcccactccTGGGCCCAGGCCACCTCTCACACGGGGAAGGATGAAGACCCTACTCGATATTTTTACTGTTATTATTCGCGAGTAGAATTTGAATGAGGAATGTTTTTTTTCGCAATGAGGAAATACCCGAAATGTTTATGGGCTGTGATGTGAAACAGAATCGATCCTTAAAAGCCTTTCACTAATTAATCACAActtttaaaatacctatactTGTCGAAGCGTAGGCAGGTTTCTATACAATGTACTGTAAAAAACGTCTACTACAATAGGTTCTTTGAACAAAAAGAGGGATTTCCAATGCGGGCCATATACGGGCAAAACCAAGTCACTGTACCCCGAACTATTACAAGTTTATTTCACTACCGGGATGTTCCGATACTAATCTCAAGTGCATTCAAGAGCCTCTTACCGAATAGACTCACGCGCTTGACGCATGCGGTGAAAAACATGCCACTCATCACTATCGTATATATCAGTAAAGTGTATCGGTCTACTCATtgttactactactacttatacaagctgttgatttgcatccgtgccatattcaaggaggtaattatgctaatgattctcgacccaaatcaataaaaaaattggtacgtaattttttttctttaattttttttcggaattccgtaaatgtcatctagccttatttaaacttggcgcgtatgttactggcattaaaaccgtgctgcaccctcacacaaacgcaaacacaaagcatacgcaacgatcactcataaatttcattcataaaattggattactttggaaataccacgacattacaatgacaaaaaaagtagtgcatattagttatttcccatctactgtaattccaatcgattatttacgtattgtatgtcctcctcctgaactatggcacaaatgcaaatcaacaccttgtataaacgCAGTTGGTTAAAACAATAGAAGTAAATAAGTTGTTTGCAATACTGTCATTTAAAGTAATACATggataaaactgaaaaaatatgttttcctgATGTGTCGACgcatttatatttaaagaagatGAATAAAGAAGacaaggaaatatttttgtgataccTAAGTTCTTATATGATGGGCATATAAAACCTAAATGGATGGttacaaaattatatgaaaCCATAATGCACGTGTTTTACAATAATAGTGTTTTTTGTGAATTCTTTCAGGAACCTTTTCTAATGATACGATTTCTGTTACCTAttttcaatactcaatactacAATACAGTGTATCGCGTTCATTCGTTGACATCGGACGCGTTTGCACTGTtcgcagaaattattttaatttcgtgccgAGCGCGGCGTCAGCCGCCGCTAAGTCGATACCATGCGTTCGGAAGAACTCGTGGCGAACGAGGTCCTGGCGTTCCTGCAGTACCAGCTGGACGTCATGGATGAGGTCAGTGTGACCCAGATTTGCACCTCGAACTTCACCGAGGAGGAGATACGCAGCGCAAAGAAGCTGTTGTACGAGTCACTGCAAATGGCAGACCGAATGCCGACCCGCAGGCGAGATGAAAAGGGAGAGAGGAGTCTCCAAGACACTATAAGGCTGTTAAAGGAGACCGACCCGGACGACGTGCCAACGTTCGTGGCAAAGGAGTTGCGGAAGCTGCCCTCGGTCACTTTCGATcacgtcgacgtcaccaggctgttaAAGGACATCACGAGTATGAGGTCTAGCCTGGTCGAGCTGCAATTGAAGCTGGAGGCATCACAATCCACCATCTGTGATCTACGTAGCGAGGTAGCTGAATTGCGAAACTCTGTATGTAGGTCACACGCGCATGCCAACAGCGACAACACATGCCACGGACAGGTCAACGCATCGC is from Helicoverpa zea isolate HzStark_Cry1AcR chromosome 19, ilHelZeax1.1, whole genome shotgun sequence and encodes:
- the LOC124639425 gene encoding peptidoglycan-recognition protein LB-like encodes the protein MASFLYIVFACVLASIAAHPSPTGKSYYSYPFNYVSRDTWGARPPNGVTPLNLPVPYVVVHHSYIPPLCHTEDECKRDMRAMQDAHQLVNGWQDIGYNFAVGGEGSVYEGRGWDVVGAHAVSYNVKSIGICMIGDFVENLPPAAQIQSLRELIEAGVQLGYISPDYKLIGHRQVSATECPGQALFNEISTWDHFTPAL